The proteins below come from a single Aquarana catesbeiana isolate 2022-GZ linkage group LG12, ASM4218655v1, whole genome shotgun sequence genomic window:
- the TPD52L2 gene encoding tumor protein D54 isoform X8, translating into MEPGGQDINLNSPNKGLLSDTMTDVPVDQTGSRVPADAAGAGLPEGLTEAEVEELQADLAKVEEEILTLRQVLVAKERYAAELKRKLGQTPLNQLKANLSKGLHDVQMSTAYKKTQETLSTAGQKTSAALSNVGSVISRKLGDMSLL; encoded by the exons ATATCAACCTTAACTCTCCTAACAAAGGTTTGCTGTCAGACACCATGACCGACGTTCCAGTGGATCAGACAGGAAGTCGAGTGCCGGCAGACGCCGCGGGGGCAGGGCTACCAGAGGGCCTGACAGAAGCTGAAGTCGAGGAGCTGCAAGCTGATCTAGCCAAG GTAGAGGAGGAAATCCTCACCCTGCGTCAGGTTCTGGTTGCCAAGGAGCGCTATGCAGCGGAACTGAAAAGAAAGTTGGGGCAGACCCCACTCAACCAGCTAAAGGCTAACCTGTCTAAAGGCCTGCATGATGTGCAAATGTCCACTGC ATACAAGAAGACTCAAGAAACCCTGTCCACCGCCGGACAGAAAACTTCGGCAGCGCTTTCTAACGTTGGCTCCGTCATTTCCCGGAAGCTGGGGGATATGAG CCTCCTTTAA
- the TPD52L2 gene encoding tumor protein D54 isoform X2: MEPGGQDINLNSPNKGLLSDTMTDVPVDQTGSRVPADAAGAGLPEGLTEAEVEELQADLAKVEEEILTLRQVLVAKERYAAELKRKLGQTPLNQLKANLSKGLHDVQMSTAYVKTSEKLGEWNEKMTQSDVYKKTQETLSTAGQKTSAALSNVGSVISRKLGDMSSYSIRHSISMPAMRNSATFKSFEERVVGVKPRGSTDSTEENGSQRLHSPDKSQDSAPF, translated from the exons ATATCAACCTTAACTCTCCTAACAAAGGTTTGCTGTCAGACACCATGACCGACGTTCCAGTGGATCAGACAGGAAGTCGAGTGCCGGCAGACGCCGCGGGGGCAGGGCTACCAGAGGGCCTGACAGAAGCTGAAGTCGAGGAGCTGCAAGCTGATCTAGCCAAG GTAGAGGAGGAAATCCTCACCCTGCGTCAGGTTCTGGTTGCCAAGGAGCGCTATGCAGCGGAACTGAAAAGAAAGTTGGGGCAGACCCCACTCAACCAGCTAAAGGCTAACCTGTCTAAAGGCCTGCATGATGTGCAAATGTCCACTGC TTATGTAAAAACCTCAGAGAAACTCGGAGAGTGGAACGAGAAAATGACTCAGTCTGACGT ATACAAGAAGACTCAAGAAACCCTGTCCACCGCCGGACAGAAAACTTCGGCAGCGCTTTCTAACGTTGGCTCCGTCATTTCCCGGAAGCTGGGGGATATGAG CAGTTACTCAATCCGTCACTCCATAAGCATGCCTGCAATGAG GAACTCCGCCACCTTTAAATCTTTCGAAGAGCGTGTAGTGGGTGTAAAG CCCAGGGGGTCAACCGACAGCACTGAAGAGAACGGAAGCCAGAGATTACACTCACCGGACAAGTCACAGGATTCCGCCCCATTCTAG
- the TPD52L2 gene encoding tumor protein D54 isoform X5 translates to MEPGGQDINLNSPNKGLLSDTMTDVPVDQTGSRVPADAAGAGLPEGLTEAEVEELQADLAKVEEEILTLRQVLVAKERYAAELKRKLGQTPLNQLKANLSKGLHDVQMSTAYVKTSEKLGEWNEKMTQSDVYKKTQETLSTAGQKTSAALSNVGSVISRKLGDMRNSATFKSFEERVVGVKPRGSTDSTEENGSQRLHSPDKSQDSAPF, encoded by the exons ATATCAACCTTAACTCTCCTAACAAAGGTTTGCTGTCAGACACCATGACCGACGTTCCAGTGGATCAGACAGGAAGTCGAGTGCCGGCAGACGCCGCGGGGGCAGGGCTACCAGAGGGCCTGACAGAAGCTGAAGTCGAGGAGCTGCAAGCTGATCTAGCCAAG GTAGAGGAGGAAATCCTCACCCTGCGTCAGGTTCTGGTTGCCAAGGAGCGCTATGCAGCGGAACTGAAAAGAAAGTTGGGGCAGACCCCACTCAACCAGCTAAAGGCTAACCTGTCTAAAGGCCTGCATGATGTGCAAATGTCCACTGC TTATGTAAAAACCTCAGAGAAACTCGGAGAGTGGAACGAGAAAATGACTCAGTCTGACGT ATACAAGAAGACTCAAGAAACCCTGTCCACCGCCGGACAGAAAACTTCGGCAGCGCTTTCTAACGTTGGCTCCGTCATTTCCCGGAAGCTGGGGGATATGAG GAACTCCGCCACCTTTAAATCTTTCGAAGAGCGTGTAGTGGGTGTAAAG CCCAGGGGGTCAACCGACAGCACTGAAGAGAACGGAAGCCAGAGATTACACTCACCGGACAAGTCACAGGATTCCGCCCCATTCTAG
- the TPD52L2 gene encoding tumor protein D54 isoform X1: protein MEPGGQDINLNSPNKGLLSDTMTDVPVDQTGSRVPADAAGAGLPEGLTEAEVEELQADLAKVEEEILTLRQVLVAKERYAAELKRKLGQTPLNQLKANLSKGLHDVQMSTAYVKTSEKLGEWNEKMTQSDVYKKTQETLSTAGQKTSAALSNVGSVISRKLGDMRALPFSQSFSSYSIRHSISMPAMRNSATFKSFEERVVGVKPRGSTDSTEENGSQRLHSPDKSQDSAPF from the exons ATATCAACCTTAACTCTCCTAACAAAGGTTTGCTGTCAGACACCATGACCGACGTTCCAGTGGATCAGACAGGAAGTCGAGTGCCGGCAGACGCCGCGGGGGCAGGGCTACCAGAGGGCCTGACAGAAGCTGAAGTCGAGGAGCTGCAAGCTGATCTAGCCAAG GTAGAGGAGGAAATCCTCACCCTGCGTCAGGTTCTGGTTGCCAAGGAGCGCTATGCAGCGGAACTGAAAAGAAAGTTGGGGCAGACCCCACTCAACCAGCTAAAGGCTAACCTGTCTAAAGGCCTGCATGATGTGCAAATGTCCACTGC TTATGTAAAAACCTCAGAGAAACTCGGAGAGTGGAACGAGAAAATGACTCAGTCTGACGT ATACAAGAAGACTCAAGAAACCCTGTCCACCGCCGGACAGAAAACTTCGGCAGCGCTTTCTAACGTTGGCTCCGTCATTTCCCGGAAGCTGGGGGATATGAG GGCCCTCCCTTTCTCTCAGTCTTTTAG CAGTTACTCAATCCGTCACTCCATAAGCATGCCTGCAATGAG GAACTCCGCCACCTTTAAATCTTTCGAAGAGCGTGTAGTGGGTGTAAAG CCCAGGGGGTCAACCGACAGCACTGAAGAGAACGGAAGCCAGAGATTACACTCACCGGACAAGTCACAGGATTCCGCCCCATTCTAG
- the TPD52L2 gene encoding tumor protein D54 isoform X4, translating into MEPGGQDINLNSPNKGLLSDTMTDVPVDQTGSRVPADAAGAGLPEGLTEAEVEELQADLAKVEEEILTLRQVLVAKERYAAELKRKLGQTPLNQLKANLSKGLHDVQMSTAYKKTQETLSTAGQKTSAALSNVGSVISRKLGDMRALPFSQSFSSYSIRHSISMPAMRNSATFKSFEERVVGVKPRGSTDSTEENGSQRLHSPDKSQDSAPF; encoded by the exons ATATCAACCTTAACTCTCCTAACAAAGGTTTGCTGTCAGACACCATGACCGACGTTCCAGTGGATCAGACAGGAAGTCGAGTGCCGGCAGACGCCGCGGGGGCAGGGCTACCAGAGGGCCTGACAGAAGCTGAAGTCGAGGAGCTGCAAGCTGATCTAGCCAAG GTAGAGGAGGAAATCCTCACCCTGCGTCAGGTTCTGGTTGCCAAGGAGCGCTATGCAGCGGAACTGAAAAGAAAGTTGGGGCAGACCCCACTCAACCAGCTAAAGGCTAACCTGTCTAAAGGCCTGCATGATGTGCAAATGTCCACTGC ATACAAGAAGACTCAAGAAACCCTGTCCACCGCCGGACAGAAAACTTCGGCAGCGCTTTCTAACGTTGGCTCCGTCATTTCCCGGAAGCTGGGGGATATGAG GGCCCTCCCTTTCTCTCAGTCTTTTAG CAGTTACTCAATCCGTCACTCCATAAGCATGCCTGCAATGAG GAACTCCGCCACCTTTAAATCTTTCGAAGAGCGTGTAGTGGGTGTAAAG CCCAGGGGGTCAACCGACAGCACTGAAGAGAACGGAAGCCAGAGATTACACTCACCGGACAAGTCACAGGATTCCGCCCCATTCTAG
- the TPD52L2 gene encoding tumor protein D54 isoform X6, producing MEPGGQDINLNSPNKGLLSDTMTDVPVDQTGSRVPADAAGAGLPEGLTEAEVEELQADLAKVEEEILTLRQVLVAKERYAAELKRKLGQTPLNQLKANLSKGLHDVQMSTAYKKTQETLSTAGQKTSAALSNVGSVISRKLGDMSSYSIRHSISMPAMRNSATFKSFEERVVGVKPRGSTDSTEENGSQRLHSPDKSQDSAPF from the exons ATATCAACCTTAACTCTCCTAACAAAGGTTTGCTGTCAGACACCATGACCGACGTTCCAGTGGATCAGACAGGAAGTCGAGTGCCGGCAGACGCCGCGGGGGCAGGGCTACCAGAGGGCCTGACAGAAGCTGAAGTCGAGGAGCTGCAAGCTGATCTAGCCAAG GTAGAGGAGGAAATCCTCACCCTGCGTCAGGTTCTGGTTGCCAAGGAGCGCTATGCAGCGGAACTGAAAAGAAAGTTGGGGCAGACCCCACTCAACCAGCTAAAGGCTAACCTGTCTAAAGGCCTGCATGATGTGCAAATGTCCACTGC ATACAAGAAGACTCAAGAAACCCTGTCCACCGCCGGACAGAAAACTTCGGCAGCGCTTTCTAACGTTGGCTCCGTCATTTCCCGGAAGCTGGGGGATATGAG CAGTTACTCAATCCGTCACTCCATAAGCATGCCTGCAATGAG GAACTCCGCCACCTTTAAATCTTTCGAAGAGCGTGTAGTGGGTGTAAAG CCCAGGGGGTCAACCGACAGCACTGAAGAGAACGGAAGCCAGAGATTACACTCACCGGACAAGTCACAGGATTCCGCCCCATTCTAG
- the TPD52L2 gene encoding tumor protein D54 isoform X7 has product MEPGGQDINLNSPNKGLLSDTMTDVPVDQTGSRVPADAAGAGLPEGLTEAEVEELQADLAKVEEEILTLRQVLVAKERYAAELKRKLGQTPLNQLKANLSKGLHDVQMSTAYKKTQETLSTAGQKTSAALSNVGSVISRKLGDMRNSATFKSFEERVVGVKPRGSTDSTEENGSQRLHSPDKSQDSAPF; this is encoded by the exons ATATCAACCTTAACTCTCCTAACAAAGGTTTGCTGTCAGACACCATGACCGACGTTCCAGTGGATCAGACAGGAAGTCGAGTGCCGGCAGACGCCGCGGGGGCAGGGCTACCAGAGGGCCTGACAGAAGCTGAAGTCGAGGAGCTGCAAGCTGATCTAGCCAAG GTAGAGGAGGAAATCCTCACCCTGCGTCAGGTTCTGGTTGCCAAGGAGCGCTATGCAGCGGAACTGAAAAGAAAGTTGGGGCAGACCCCACTCAACCAGCTAAAGGCTAACCTGTCTAAAGGCCTGCATGATGTGCAAATGTCCACTGC ATACAAGAAGACTCAAGAAACCCTGTCCACCGCCGGACAGAAAACTTCGGCAGCGCTTTCTAACGTTGGCTCCGTCATTTCCCGGAAGCTGGGGGATATGAG GAACTCCGCCACCTTTAAATCTTTCGAAGAGCGTGTAGTGGGTGTAAAG CCCAGGGGGTCAACCGACAGCACTGAAGAGAACGGAAGCCAGAGATTACACTCACCGGACAAGTCACAGGATTCCGCCCCATTCTAG
- the TPD52L2 gene encoding tumor protein D54 isoform X3, whose amino-acid sequence MEPGGQGLLSDTMTDVPVDQTGSRVPADAAGAGLPEGLTEAEVEELQADLAKVEEEILTLRQVLVAKERYAAELKRKLGQTPLNQLKANLSKGLHDVQMSTAYVKTSEKLGEWNEKMTQSDVYKKTQETLSTAGQKTSAALSNVGSVISRKLGDMRALPFSQSFSSYSIRHSISMPAMRNSATFKSFEERVVGVKPRGSTDSTEENGSQRLHSPDKSQDSAPF is encoded by the exons GTTTGCTGTCAGACACCATGACCGACGTTCCAGTGGATCAGACAGGAAGTCGAGTGCCGGCAGACGCCGCGGGGGCAGGGCTACCAGAGGGCCTGACAGAAGCTGAAGTCGAGGAGCTGCAAGCTGATCTAGCCAAG GTAGAGGAGGAAATCCTCACCCTGCGTCAGGTTCTGGTTGCCAAGGAGCGCTATGCAGCGGAACTGAAAAGAAAGTTGGGGCAGACCCCACTCAACCAGCTAAAGGCTAACCTGTCTAAAGGCCTGCATGATGTGCAAATGTCCACTGC TTATGTAAAAACCTCAGAGAAACTCGGAGAGTGGAACGAGAAAATGACTCAGTCTGACGT ATACAAGAAGACTCAAGAAACCCTGTCCACCGCCGGACAGAAAACTTCGGCAGCGCTTTCTAACGTTGGCTCCGTCATTTCCCGGAAGCTGGGGGATATGAG GGCCCTCCCTTTCTCTCAGTCTTTTAG CAGTTACTCAATCCGTCACTCCATAAGCATGCCTGCAATGAG GAACTCCGCCACCTTTAAATCTTTCGAAGAGCGTGTAGTGGGTGTAAAG CCCAGGGGGTCAACCGACAGCACTGAAGAGAACGGAAGCCAGAGATTACACTCACCGGACAAGTCACAGGATTCCGCCCCATTCTAG